Proteins encoded within one genomic window of Gloeobacter kilaueensis JS1:
- a CDS encoding NAD(P)H-quinone oxidoreductase subunit J — protein sequence MEEEQLQPSPATEIEPLKGPISDSLKARGLPHELLGLDRQGVEILKVEPEHLLRVAKALYDDGFNYLQCQCGFDEGPGAQLGSMYHLTQLSDRADRPPEVRIKVFLPRDNPRVPSVYWIWKTADWQERESYDMYGILYEGHPNLIRILMPEDWVGWPMRKDYVTPDFYELQDAY from the coding sequence ATGGAAGAAGAACAACTGCAGCCATCGCCGGCAACTGAAATCGAACCGCTCAAGGGCCCCATTTCCGACTCGCTCAAGGCGCGCGGTCTGCCCCACGAGTTGCTGGGCCTCGATCGCCAGGGCGTCGAGATCCTCAAAGTCGAGCCTGAGCACCTCTTGCGCGTCGCCAAAGCCCTCTACGACGACGGCTTCAACTACCTGCAGTGCCAGTGCGGCTTCGACGAAGGCCCCGGTGCCCAACTGGGGAGCATGTACCACCTCACCCAGCTGAGCGACCGGGCCGATCGACCGCCGGAGGTCCGGATCAAGGTCTTCCTGCCCCGCGACAACCCGAGGGTGCCTTCGGTCTATTGGATCTGGAAGACCGCCGATTGGCAGGAGCGTGAGTCCTACGACATGTACGGCATCCTTTACGAGGGCCATCCCAACTTGATCCGGATCTTGATGCCCGAAGATTGGGTCGGCTGGCCGATGCGCAAGGACTACGTCACCCCCGATTTTTACGAACTGCAGGACGCTTACTGA
- a CDS encoding NADH dehydrogenase subunit K — protein METKNLLNPIQRPEVTSELTNNVVLTTLNDLYNWARLSSVWPLLYGTSCCFIEFAGLIGSRFDFDRFGLVPRSTPRQADLIITAGTVTMKMAPALVQLYEQMAEPKYVIAMGACTITGGMFSTDSYTTVRGVDKLIPVDVYIPGCPPRPEAIFDAIIKLRKKMASEDFRERYNQMQQTHRYYQTQHSMKAVPEPLSSQYLESPTRQAAPPELVAAMEVPLVLPEKTKQEQS, from the coding sequence ATGGAAACCAAGAATCTCCTCAACCCGATCCAGCGCCCGGAAGTCACCTCCGAATTGACCAACAACGTGGTGCTTACCACGCTCAACGACCTGTATAACTGGGCGCGGCTCTCCAGCGTCTGGCCCCTGCTCTACGGCACCAGTTGCTGCTTCATCGAGTTTGCCGGGCTTATCGGTTCGCGCTTCGACTTTGACCGCTTCGGTCTGGTACCGCGCTCCACGCCGCGCCAGGCCGATCTCATCATCACTGCCGGAACGGTGACGATGAAGATGGCTCCGGCGCTGGTGCAACTTTACGAGCAGATGGCCGAACCCAAGTACGTGATCGCGATGGGAGCCTGCACGATCACGGGGGGCATGTTCTCCACCGACTCCTACACCACCGTGCGCGGCGTCGATAAGCTCATTCCCGTCGATGTCTACATCCCCGGTTGTCCGCCCCGGCCCGAGGCGATCTTCGATGCGATCATCAAACTGCGCAAGAAGATGGCCAGCGAGGACTTCCGCGAGCGCTACAACCAGATGCAGCAGACCCACCGCTACTACCAGACCCAGCACTCGATGAAGGCGGTGCCGGAACCGCTCTCCAGCCAGTACCTCGAAAGTCCCACCCGCCAGGCGGCACCGCCTGAGCTGGTGGCGGCGATGGAGGTGCCCCTGGTGCTGCCTGAGAAGACCAAACAGGAACAGTCCTAA